In Nocardioides sp. InS609-2, a single genomic region encodes these proteins:
- a CDS encoding DUF2252 domain-containing protein, which produces MTDADARARADLIVGSLGDAFAPLMEADPVAFRTKYRKMAADPHAFYRGSACLFYADVSEEPDEYVDDTCSRIWIHGDLHVENFGTYLNSDGFLVFDVNDFDEAYLGHYTWDLQRFAASLALVGWQKALPEETVRQLIARYVRAYLTQINHYRESVDDDDFALQLDNSTGAVLEALVAARHIKRADLLDGMTELHDGVRRFSGDASVRSLGRAERAKVVKAFEGYLETIPESKRFDRELFYELRDVVGKSGFGIGSAGLPAYNVLVEGYSQALDNDVVLSIKQANIPALSRFVDSKAFDGYFEHEGHRTVVSQRALQVHTDPLLGHTSLDGVGYVVAEVSPYEVDLDWGGLNDPSDIATVVDQLGRATAKIHCASDEDSSQDLVDFQVEEVIAQTLEGRRKEFTEYVVEWGLAYADRVRDDHALFVGAFREGDIGISAT; this is translated from the coding sequence GTGACTGACGCCGATGCCCGTGCCCGCGCCGACCTGATCGTGGGGTCGCTCGGCGACGCCTTCGCGCCCCTCATGGAGGCCGACCCGGTCGCCTTCCGGACGAAGTACCGCAAGATGGCCGCCGACCCGCACGCCTTCTACCGCGGCTCGGCCTGCCTGTTCTATGCCGACGTGAGTGAGGAGCCCGACGAGTACGTCGACGACACGTGCTCGCGCATCTGGATCCATGGCGACCTGCACGTCGAGAACTTCGGTACCTACCTCAACTCCGACGGCTTCCTCGTCTTCGACGTCAACGACTTCGACGAGGCCTACCTCGGCCACTACACGTGGGATCTCCAACGCTTTGCCGCCAGCCTCGCACTCGTCGGCTGGCAGAAGGCGCTGCCAGAGGAGACCGTGCGACAGCTGATCGCCCGCTACGTACGCGCCTACCTCACCCAGATCAACCACTACCGCGAGAGCGTGGACGACGACGACTTCGCCCTCCAGCTCGACAACAGCACCGGTGCGGTGCTCGAGGCCCTGGTCGCGGCCCGCCACATCAAGCGGGCCGACCTGCTCGACGGCATGACCGAGCTCCACGACGGCGTGCGTCGCTTCTCCGGCGACGCGTCCGTACGCAGCCTCGGCAGGGCCGAGCGCGCCAAGGTCGTGAAGGCGTTCGAGGGCTACCTCGAGACCATCCCGGAGTCGAAGCGCTTCGACCGTGAGCTGTTCTACGAGCTGCGTGACGTCGTCGGGAAATCCGGGTTCGGCATCGGCAGCGCCGGGCTGCCGGCGTACAACGTGCTCGTCGAGGGCTACAGCCAGGCCCTCGACAACGACGTAGTGCTCTCGATCAAGCAGGCCAACATCCCGGCGCTGAGCCGGTTCGTCGACTCGAAGGCCTTCGACGGCTACTTCGAGCACGAGGGCCACCGCACCGTCGTCAGCCAGCGGGCGCTGCAGGTGCACACCGACCCGCTGCTGGGGCACACCAGCCTCGACGGTGTCGGGTACGTCGTCGCCGAGGTGTCGCCGTACGAGGTGGATCTCGACTGGGGCGGCCTCAACGACCCGTCCGACATCGCGACCGTCGTGGACCAGCTCGGCCGGGCGACCGCGAAGATCCACTGCGCCTCCGACGAGGACAGCAGCCAGGACCTCGTCGACTTCCAGGTCGAGGAGGTCATCGCGCAGACGCTCGAGGGCCGCCGCAAGGAGTTCACCGAGTACGTCGTGGA
- a CDS encoding purine-nucleoside phosphorylase has product MTDTDPTPGTASPSELAAEAAHVLADLTGVERHDVALVLGSGWLPAVDALGEATAEIATTDLPGFSAAAVAGHSGKIRSIRTGDKNLLVFLSRTHFYEGKGVRPVVHPVRTAAAAGCRAIVLTNGCGGLRETWSPGTPVLISDHINLTATSPIEGANFVDLTDLYSSRLRALCKEADPSLDEGIYVQFPGPHYETPAEIGMVRAIGGHLVGMSTTLEAIAAREAGMEVLGISLVTNLAAGISGEPLNHAEVLEAGKAAASRMGELLGSVVPRI; this is encoded by the coding sequence GTGACCGACACAGATCCCACCCCTGGCACCGCCTCGCCGTCCGAGCTCGCTGCTGAGGCCGCCCACGTCCTCGCCGACCTCACCGGGGTCGAGCGGCACGACGTCGCCCTCGTGCTCGGCTCGGGCTGGCTGCCCGCCGTCGACGCGCTGGGAGAGGCCACCGCCGAGATCGCGACCACCGACCTGCCGGGCTTCTCGGCCGCCGCGGTTGCCGGTCACAGTGGCAAGATCCGCAGCATCCGGACGGGCGACAAGAATCTGCTGGTGTTCCTCAGCCGCACCCACTTCTACGAGGGCAAGGGCGTGCGCCCCGTCGTCCACCCGGTGCGTACGGCGGCCGCCGCGGGCTGTCGTGCCATCGTCTTGACCAACGGCTGCGGCGGGCTCAGGGAGACGTGGTCGCCCGGCACGCCCGTGCTCATCAGCGACCACATCAACCTGACCGCGACCTCCCCGATCGAGGGTGCCAACTTCGTCGACCTGACCGACCTCTACTCGAGTCGGCTGCGTGCGCTGTGCAAGGAGGCCGACCCGAGCCTCGACGAGGGCATCTACGTGCAGTTCCCCGGGCCGCACTACGAGACGCCCGCCGAGATCGGCATGGTGCGCGCGATCGGGGGCCACCTGGTCGGCATGAGCACCACTCTCGAGGCGATCGCGGCCCGCGAGGCCGGCATGGAGGTGCTCGGCATCAGCCTGGTCACCAACCTCGCCGCCGGCATCAGCGGCGAGCCCCTCAACCACGCCGAGGTGCTGGAGGCCGGCAAGGCCGCCGCCAGCCGGATGGGCGAGCTGCTCGGCAGCGTCGTCCCCCGCATCTGA